A single window of Mycobacterium sp. ITM-2016-00318 DNA harbors:
- a CDS encoding ammonium transporter has protein sequence MDTGTTAFMLCCIIGLTLMIPGLALFYGGMVSVKSSTNMMMMTFGSVAIVGVLWVLFGFSMTFGTSYGGFVGDVFEFAGMKDLLESNTTISGLPITLFALFQALFAAITVALISGAVADRMKFGAWMVFAAAWAVLVYFPVAHWVFAFDGVVTENSVGGWIANSLKAIDFAGGTAVHINAGAAALAVAIVLGKSAGWGKLRKPHNVPLTLLGAGLLWAGWYAFNGGSALAAGNSAAIVMVTTFVATCAATLAWIAVEKIKDGHVTGVGAASGAITGLVAITPACGAVTPVGAIILGAIAGVICVYAVGLKARFGYDDSLDVVGVHLVGGVVGTLLIGFLASESMPNATNGLFYGGGFDQLWRQAVAAGAVMVYSFVVAGIIAFVIKKTMGIRISPDEEEKGIDAAFHREASYELAPA, from the coding sequence GTGGATACAGGAACCACAGCTTTCATGCTGTGTTGCATCATCGGCCTCACGCTGATGATCCCCGGGCTCGCGCTGTTCTACGGCGGCATGGTGTCCGTCAAGAGTTCGACCAACATGATGATGATGACGTTCGGCTCCGTCGCGATCGTCGGCGTGCTGTGGGTGCTGTTCGGCTTCTCGATGACCTTCGGCACTTCCTACGGCGGATTCGTCGGCGACGTCTTCGAATTCGCCGGGATGAAGGACCTGCTGGAGTCAAACACGACGATCAGCGGGTTACCGATAACACTGTTCGCCTTGTTCCAGGCGTTGTTCGCGGCGATCACCGTCGCCCTGATCTCGGGTGCGGTCGCCGACCGGATGAAGTTCGGCGCGTGGATGGTCTTCGCGGCGGCCTGGGCGGTCCTGGTGTATTTCCCTGTCGCGCACTGGGTTTTCGCCTTCGACGGCGTGGTGACCGAGAACTCCGTCGGCGGCTGGATCGCCAATAGCCTGAAGGCTATCGACTTCGCGGGTGGCACCGCGGTGCACATCAATGCCGGCGCCGCCGCGCTGGCCGTCGCGATCGTGCTCGGCAAGTCCGCAGGCTGGGGCAAGCTGCGCAAACCGCACAACGTGCCGCTGACACTGCTCGGTGCGGGCCTGCTGTGGGCCGGTTGGTACGCCTTCAACGGCGGATCGGCTCTGGCCGCGGGCAACTCCGCCGCCATCGTCATGGTCACCACGTTCGTCGCCACCTGTGCCGCCACGCTGGCCTGGATCGCGGTCGAGAAGATCAAGGACGGCCACGTCACCGGCGTCGGCGCGGCCTCAGGGGCCATCACCGGACTGGTCGCGATCACACCCGCCTGCGGTGCGGTCACGCCGGTCGGAGCGATCATCCTCGGCGCGATCGCGGGCGTCATCTGTGTCTACGCGGTCGGGCTCAAGGCGCGCTTCGGCTACGACGACTCCCTCGACGTGGTCGGCGTCCACCTCGTCGGCGGCGTCGTCGGCACTCTGCTGATCGGCTTCCTCGCCAGCGAAAGCATGCCCAACGCCACGAACGGACTGTTCTACGGCGGCGGTTTCGATCAGCTGTGGCGGCAGGCGGTCGCGGCAGGTGCGGTGATGGTCTACTCGTTCGTCGTCGCGGGCATCATCGCCTTCGTGATCAAGAAGACGATGGGCATCCGCATCTCGCCCGACGAAGAAGAAAAGGGCATCGACGCGGCGTTCCATCGCGAAGCGTCGTACGAACTGGCACCTGCCTGA